Proteins from one Oscillatoria nigro-viridis PCC 7112 genomic window:
- a CDS encoding cryptochrome/photolyase family protein, with the protein MTVGVWILGDQLWQNQAALNRTDDKSSLPIILIESWQHVQQRRYHQQKLVLIWSAMRHFAKELRGGGWQVTYTKSEDFEAPLKAWIQAHNITEVRVMAPNDRLFLQIVQNLQLPCQITLIPNNQFLWTETEFKDWASSRKRLLMEDFYRASRQRFQVLMDSSNKPVGGKWNFDKENRQPPKGKLDTPKPLWFEPDAITQEVIAQVKSLSFPTYGKIEPFRWGVTREQAMQVLDNFIEQCLPAFGPYQDAMVTGEETMWHSLISPYLNIGLLHPLEVIQAAETAYLEKNLNLNGVEGFIRQILGWREYMRGMYFYVDADYFEKNWFNHTQPLPEFFWDASKTDMNCLRQVLTQVEGSGYAHHIQRLMILSNFGLIAGISPQELEKWFHSAFVDAYDWVMQTNVLGMGLFADGGVLASKPYAASANYINKMSDYCRGCKFDRTVRSGENACPFNFFYWDFLARHRDKLQSIGRMSFILANLDKMPPAELATIRQKAAEWH; encoded by the coding sequence ATGACTGTTGGCGTTTGGATATTAGGCGATCAACTGTGGCAGAACCAAGCTGCTCTCAACCGCACAGACGATAAATCCTCCCTACCTATAATTTTAATTGAATCTTGGCAGCACGTTCAACAGCGGCGCTACCACCAGCAAAAATTAGTATTAATTTGGTCGGCAATGCGGCACTTCGCTAAAGAATTGCGCGGCGGTGGATGGCAAGTTACTTACACAAAATCGGAGGACTTTGAAGCACCTCTCAAAGCTTGGATACAAGCTCACAATATCACCGAAGTGCGGGTGATGGCTCCGAACGATAGACTTTTTTTACAGATCGTTCAAAACTTGCAACTCCCCTGTCAAATAACCCTAATTCCCAACAATCAATTCCTCTGGACAGAAACAGAATTCAAAGATTGGGCTTCAAGCCGCAAACGTTTGTTAATGGAAGACTTCTATCGAGCCAGCCGCCAACGTTTTCAAGTTTTAATGGATAGCAGCAATAAACCTGTGGGAGGGAAGTGGAATTTTGACAAAGAAAATCGTCAGCCACCAAAAGGAAAACTGGATACACCGAAACCTCTCTGGTTTGAACCGGACGCCATAACTCAAGAAGTTATCGCACAAGTTAAATCTCTATCTTTCCCAACTTACGGCAAGATTGAACCTTTTCGCTGGGGAGTTACACGGGAGCAAGCAATGCAAGTATTAGATAATTTCATCGAACAGTGTCTCCCCGCTTTTGGCCCTTATCAAGACGCGATGGTAACGGGGGAGGAAACAATGTGGCATTCCCTAATTTCTCCCTATCTCAATATTGGCTTGCTGCATCCTTTAGAAGTTATTCAAGCGGCCGAAACAGCCTACCTCGAAAAAAACTTAAATTTAAACGGCGTCGAAGGTTTTATCCGCCAAATTCTCGGCTGGCGAGAATACATGCGCGGTATGTATTTTTACGTGGATGCTGATTATTTTGAGAAGAATTGGTTCAACCACACTCAGCCGCTGCCGGAGTTTTTTTGGGACGCTAGTAAAACAGATATGAACTGTTTGCGCCAAGTTTTAACTCAAGTCGAAGGCAGCGGTTACGCGCACCATATCCAGCGGTTGATGATTTTGAGCAATTTTGGTCTAATTGCGGGAATCTCGCCCCAGGAGCTAGAAAAATGGTTCCACAGTGCGTTTGTGGATGCCTATGACTGGGTAATGCAGACTAATGTGCTGGGCATGGGTTTGTTTGCTGACGGCGGTGTGTTGGCCTCGAAGCCCTATGCTGCTTCTGCCAATTACATTAATAAAATGAGCGATTATTGTCGGGGGTGCAAATTCGATCGCACAGTGCGATCGGGCGAAAATGCTTGTCCCTTCAACTTCTTCTACTGGGATTTCCTAGCGCGCCACCGGGACAAACTTCAGTCGATCGGTCGCATGAGCTTTATCTTAGCCAATCTCGACAAAATGCCGCCGGCAGAATTGGCAACCATCCGCCAAAAAGCGGCAGAGTGGCACTGA
- a CDS encoding DUF2811 domain-containing protein, with translation MNPTVSIFAEIPETLHDSLKTYLETHPEWDLDRVFCAALSLFLLQNADSGTPEASRSYRQAARVYLETLFQSPQDLHSNNVTPSS, from the coding sequence ATGAACCCAACAGTCAGTATTTTTGCTGAAATTCCCGAAACGCTGCACGATTCTCTCAAAACTTACCTGGAAACCCATCCCGAATGGGATCTAGACCGAGTATTTTGCGCGGCCCTGTCGCTGTTTTTGTTGCAGAATGCCGATAGCGGTACGCCTGAAGCTTCGCGCAGTTATCGCCAAGCTGCGAGAGTGTATCTCGAAACTCTGTTTCAATCTCCTCAAGACTTGCACAGCAACAATGTAACTCCGTCATCTTAA
- the groL gene encoding chaperonin GroEL (60 kDa chaperone family; promotes refolding of misfolded polypeptides especially under stressful conditions; forms two stacked rings of heptamers to form a barrel-shaped 14mer; ends can be capped by GroES; misfolded proteins enter the barrel where they are refolded when GroES binds) yields MTKIVAFSDKSRRALERGVNQLADAVRITLGPKGRNVLLEKKYGSPQIVNDGITVARDIELEDPLENAGARLIQEVASKTKDIAGDGTTTATVIAQSLIREGLKNVAAGANPVALRRGIEKTIAHLVQEIEKLAKPVEGSAIAQVATVSAGNDEEVGAMIAQAMEKVTKDGVITVEESKSLTTELEVVEGMQYDRGYLSPYFVTNGDRMEVDYENARILITDKKISSIQELIPVLEKIARTGQPFLIIAEDIEGEALATLVVNKARGVLNIAATKAPGFGDRRKAMLQDIAVLTGGQLISEEVGLSIDTATLEMLGTARKITIDKENTIIVAGDEHKADVHKRIEQIRKQLEATDSEYDKEKLTERIAKLAGGIAVIKVGAATETELKDRKLRIEDALNATKAAVEEGIVAGGGTTLIHLITKIDAIANTLDTEEQVGADLVKKALEAPLRQIADNAGVEGSIVIERVRASEFNIGYNALTDVYEDMIAAGIIDPAKVVRSALQNAGSIAGMVLTTEAVIVEKPEKKKAGGDMGDMGGMGGMGGMGGMGGMGGMGGMGMM; encoded by the coding sequence ATGACCAAAATAGTTGCATTTAGCGACAAATCTCGGCGGGCACTAGAACGCGGCGTCAATCAACTCGCCGATGCTGTCCGCATCACCTTGGGCCCGAAAGGCCGGAACGTCCTATTGGAAAAGAAATACGGCAGTCCCCAAATTGTTAACGACGGTATCACCGTTGCTAGGGATATCGAGCTCGAAGATCCCCTGGAAAATGCCGGCGCTCGCTTAATTCAAGAAGTCGCCTCCAAAACTAAGGATATCGCAGGCGACGGCACAACAACCGCAACGGTTATAGCTCAATCCCTCATTCGCGAAGGTTTGAAGAATGTCGCAGCAGGCGCCAACCCAGTCGCGCTGCGCCGGGGTATTGAAAAAACGATCGCCCACTTGGTGCAGGAAATCGAGAAATTGGCGAAACCCGTCGAAGGCAGCGCCATTGCTCAGGTCGCCACTGTCTCCGCAGGTAACGACGAAGAAGTCGGCGCCATGATTGCCCAAGCAATGGAAAAAGTCACGAAAGACGGCGTAATTACTGTTGAAGAGTCGAAATCTCTGACAACGGAATTGGAAGTTGTCGAAGGGATGCAGTACGATCGCGGATATCTTTCTCCGTATTTCGTCACTAACGGCGATCGCATGGAAGTTGATTACGAAAACGCTCGCATCCTGATTACCGACAAAAAAATTAGCTCGATTCAAGAACTAATTCCAGTTCTCGAAAAAATCGCCCGCACCGGTCAACCGTTCCTAATTATCGCCGAAGATATTGAAGGCGAAGCTTTGGCAACACTGGTAGTCAACAAAGCCCGCGGCGTATTGAATATTGCAGCTACCAAAGCTCCTGGTTTTGGCGATCGGCGCAAAGCTATGCTTCAAGATATCGCCGTACTCACCGGCGGTCAACTGATTTCCGAAGAAGTCGGACTCAGCATCGATACCGCAACTCTAGAAATGCTCGGTACCGCCCGCAAAATTACGATCGACAAAGAAAACACGATCATTGTTGCTGGCGACGAACACAAAGCTGACGTGCACAAACGGATCGAACAAATCCGCAAGCAGCTAGAAGCGACGGATTCCGAGTACGACAAGGAAAAATTGACCGAACGCATCGCCAAACTCGCCGGCGGCATCGCTGTCATTAAAGTCGGCGCAGCTACCGAAACCGAGCTCAAAGACCGTAAACTGCGTATTGAAGACGCTCTGAACGCTACTAAAGCTGCTGTGGAAGAAGGTATCGTTGCCGGAGGTGGCACGACCCTAATTCACCTGATTACAAAAATAGATGCGATCGCAAATACTTTAGACACCGAAGAACAAGTAGGCGCTGACTTGGTGAAGAAAGCTTTGGAAGCACCTTTGCGTCAAATTGCTGATAATGCCGGCGTTGAAGGTTCCATCGTCATCGAACGAGTGCGGGCAAGCGAGTTCAACATTGGCTACAACGCTCTCACCGACGTGTACGAAGATATGATTGCCGCCGGGATTATTGACCCCGCTAAGGTGGTGCGATCGGCTTTGCAAAATGCCGGTTCCATTGCTGGTATGGTGCTGACCACTGAAGCTGTGATTGTCGAAAAACCCGAGAAGAAAAAAGCCGGCGGCGACATGGGCGACATGGGCGGCATGGGCGGCATGGGCGGCATGGGCGGCATGGGCGGCATGGGCGGCATGGGCGGCATGGGCATGATGTAG
- a CDS encoding ABC transporter ATP-binding protein gives MARYSRLQKLGSYMRPHWKPTFWGVFSLLVVNAVGVYIPLLIRNAVDTLQIATKFDQVFNYVLLILLLASIMWVIRMASRILLFGVGRQVEFDLKQQIFNHVLTLEPSYFAANTVGDLINRATSDLDNIRRLVGFAVLSLANTAFAYALTLPVMLGINVRLTLLAIAVYPFMLVLVQLFSDKLRIQQLAVQEELSAMSDLIQEDMSGMSVIKIYAQEENERRAFRNSNAQLLSANLELAKTRNFIFPLLGGLASISLLVLLSAGGGAIANGQISIGDFVALLIYVERLVFPTALLGFTITAYQRGEVSVDRIESILTVEPQIKDAAGAVELPTPVKGEIVARHLHYTYPGANTPALKNVYFTIKPGETVAIVGAIGSGKSTLANALPRLLDIDPGELFLDGQDITKVKLTELRGAIAYVPQESFLFGTTIKNNIRYGNPLAEQPEIEAAAKQAQIHAEILNFPQQYKTVVGERGITLSGGQRQRTALARALLVDAPVLILDDALSSVDNQTATDILQNLATGTDRKTVIFISHQMSAAATADRIFVMERGEIVQTGTHAELVGQTGLYQYLWNQQKLEELLH, from the coding sequence ATGGCTCGTTATTCTAGACTGCAAAAACTCGGCTCTTATATGCGCCCGCACTGGAAACCAACATTCTGGGGCGTTTTTTCGCTATTAGTTGTCAATGCTGTGGGCGTTTACATTCCCCTGCTGATTCGGAATGCAGTTGACACTCTGCAAATTGCGACTAAATTTGACCAAGTTTTCAACTACGTGCTACTGATTCTGCTACTCGCCTCAATCATGTGGGTGATTCGGATGGCGTCGCGGATTTTGCTGTTTGGCGTCGGGCGTCAAGTCGAATTTGACCTCAAACAGCAAATATTTAATCATGTATTAACATTAGAACCGTCTTATTTTGCAGCCAATACGGTAGGAGATTTAATTAACCGCGCTACTTCCGATTTGGACAATATTCGGCGCTTGGTGGGGTTTGCGGTGCTGAGTTTGGCAAATACGGCATTTGCCTATGCTTTGACTTTACCGGTGATGCTGGGGATTAATGTAAGGCTGACGCTGCTGGCGATCGCAGTTTATCCTTTCATGCTGGTTTTGGTACAGTTATTTAGCGACAAACTTCGCATCCAACAGTTAGCCGTGCAAGAGGAACTGTCGGCGATGAGCGATTTAATTCAGGAAGATATGAGCGGGATGTCCGTAATTAAAATCTACGCTCAAGAAGAAAACGAACGCCGAGCTTTTCGCAATTCCAACGCACAGTTGCTATCAGCAAATTTGGAATTAGCAAAAACTAGAAACTTTATTTTTCCGCTGCTGGGCGGTTTGGCAAGCATCAGTTTGTTGGTACTGCTTTCTGCTGGTGGCGGGGCAATTGCTAATGGCCAAATTAGCATTGGCGATTTTGTGGCGTTGCTGATTTATGTCGAGCGTTTGGTGTTTCCGACGGCGCTGTTGGGTTTCACAATTACTGCTTACCAGCGGGGAGAAGTGAGTGTCGATCGCATCGAATCAATTCTGACTGTGGAACCGCAAATTAAGGATGCTGCCGGTGCAGTTGAACTGCCAACTCCAGTCAAAGGCGAAATTGTCGCCCGCCATCTACATTATACTTATCCCGGTGCTAATACACCCGCGCTTAAAAATGTTTATTTTACCATAAAACCGGGCGAAACTGTCGCAATTGTCGGGGCGATCGGCTCGGGCAAATCTACTTTAGCTAATGCGCTGCCACGCTTGCTAGATATCGATCCGGGCGAGTTATTTTTAGACGGACAGGATATTACCAAGGTAAAATTGACCGAATTGCGCGGGGCGATCGCCTACGTTCCCCAAGAAAGTTTTCTGTTCGGCACAACCATCAAGAATAACATCCGCTACGGAAACCCTTTAGCGGAACAGCCGGAGATTGAAGCGGCGGCAAAACAAGCGCAAATTCACGCCGAAATCCTCAACTTTCCGCAGCAGTACAAAACAGTTGTCGGCGAGCGCGGCATTACTTTATCAGGCGGACAGCGGCAGCGGACGGCACTTGCTCGCGCTTTGTTAGTTGACGCCCCGGTGTTAATTTTGGATGACGCTCTTTCCAGCGTTGACAATCAAACTGCTACCGACATTTTGCAAAACTTGGCAACAGGAACCGATCGCAAAACAGTAATTTTTATCTCGCATCAAATGTCAGCGGCGGCTACTGCCGATCGCATTTTTGTGATGGAGAGAGGAGAAATAGTTCAGACCGGCACTCACGCTGAATTGGTAGGGCAAACAGGGCTTTATCAGTATTTGTGGAACCAGCAAAAATTAGAGGAATTGCTGCATTGA
- a CDS encoding type II toxin-antitoxin system RelE/ParE family toxin, giving the protein MEVSFSSSFKRAFKKRIKGDADLEARFWQKLELFIREPFEPSLKTHKLSGRLKEFWSFSVDYDERVLFYFTEDGKAVFVDLGSHDEVY; this is encoded by the coding sequence GTGGAAGTCAGTTTCAGTTCTTCATTCAAGCGTGCTTTCAAAAAGCGGATCAAAGGCGATGCTGATTTGGAGGCTAGGTTTTGGCAAAAGCTGGAACTGTTCATCAGAGAGCCGTTTGAACCAAGCTTAAAAACTCATAAATTGTCCGGTAGGCTCAAGGAGTTTTGGAGCTTTAGCGTAGATTACGACGAAAGGGTACTTTTCTACTTTACAGAAGACGGAAAAGCCGTGTTTGTAGATTTAGGAAGTCATGATGAAGTATATTAA
- the thiO gene encoding glycine oxidase ThiO: MNSSKDILIIGGGIIGLSLAVELKLRGASVAVLTADSKQPTARAAAGMLAPQAERIPPSPMLDLCLQSRALYPAWVEQLEDITGLKTGYWRSGILAPVCQNEPQEKPLLSNLNYQWLDGDTVRQHQFGLGQEVIGGWWYPDDAQVDNRALFRTLQTATKELQIEIIQGNAGEIIRQGNRVVGIETTSGKLQADRYVVAAGAWSEQLLNVPVFPRKGQMLSVCVPEDCGVIQPLQTVLFGTGIYIVPRQDGRIIIGATSENVDFTPGNTPAGIQSLLAGSIKLYPELQNYPILEFWWGFRPATPDELPILGASAWENLTWATGHYRNGILLAPVTAKLLADLMWEQKLDPLLAAFHYSRFPESGKFENGK, from the coding sequence ATGAATTCATCTAAAGATATTCTGATTATTGGCGGCGGAATAATTGGCCTTTCGCTAGCAGTTGAACTCAAATTGCGAGGGGCATCTGTCGCAGTTCTCACCGCCGATTCTAAACAACCCACGGCCCGGGCTGCCGCTGGAATGCTTGCCCCGCAAGCCGAACGAATTCCCCCCAGTCCGATGCTGGATTTGTGCTTGCAAAGCCGCGCCCTGTATCCCGCCTGGGTGGAACAGCTAGAAGATATTACCGGATTGAAAACGGGATATTGGCGATCGGGAATTCTCGCACCAGTTTGTCAAAATGAGCCTCAAGAAAAGCCGCTTTTGTCAAACCTTAATTATCAATGGTTGGACGGAGATACTGTTCGCCAGCACCAGTTTGGATTAGGTCAAGAAGTAATTGGCGGTTGGTGGTATCCTGACGACGCTCAAGTTGACAACCGCGCTTTGTTTCGGACGCTTCAGACCGCAACTAAAGAATTGCAGATTGAGATTATTCAAGGCAATGCAGGGGAAATTATTCGGCAGGGAAACCGAGTTGTTGGCATTGAAACAACATCAGGAAAATTGCAAGCAGACCGTTATGTTGTGGCGGCGGGTGCTTGGTCTGAGCAGTTATTGAATGTTCCTGTTTTTCCAAGAAAGGGACAAATGCTGTCAGTATGTGTACCAGAAGATTGTGGAGTTATCCAGCCCCTGCAAACCGTTTTATTTGGGACTGGCATTTATATTGTGCCGCGTCAAGATGGCAGAATTATTATTGGCGCAACTAGCGAAAATGTGGATTTCACGCCGGGAAATACGCCTGCGGGAATCCAAAGTTTGCTAGCAGGATCGATTAAGTTATATCCCGAATTACAAAATTATCCAATTCTGGAGTTTTGGTGGGGATTTCGCCCTGCTACTCCTGATGAGTTGCCGATTTTGGGTGCTAGTGCTTGGGAGAATTTGACATGGGCTACGGGGCATTACCGCAATGGCATTTTGTTGGCTCCGGTGACGGCTAAATTGTTGGCTGATTTGATGTGGGAGCAAAAGTTAGATCCGTTATTGGCTGCTTTTCATTATTCGAGGTTTCCTGAATCTGGGAAGTTTGAAAATGGTAAATAG
- a CDS encoding 2Fe-2S iron-sulfur cluster-binding protein: protein MVKVQAQGKTFECDRGANLREVLLKNGIDLYNGNAKVINCHGLGTCGTCAVTVEGEVSEPQWREKARLSVPPHSPASNRRLSCQTKVLGDIKVTKHDGFWGQGSETVWKPQA from the coding sequence GTGGTCAAGGTACAAGCGCAAGGAAAAACATTTGAGTGCGATCGCGGAGCCAATCTCCGTGAAGTTTTGCTCAAAAACGGCATCGATCTCTACAACGGCAACGCCAAAGTCATCAACTGCCACGGGCTCGGCACTTGCGGCACCTGCGCCGTCACCGTCGAGGGCGAAGTTTCCGAGCCCCAGTGGCGGGAAAAAGCGAGACTTTCGGTTCCTCCCCATTCTCCCGCCTCCAACCGCCGTTTGTCCTGCCAAACCAAGGTTTTAGGCGATATTAAGGTGACAAAACATGACGGTTTCTGGGGTCAAGGTTCTGAAACTGTCTGGAAACCACAAGCATAG
- the cimA gene encoding citramalate synthase has protein sequence MVSDILPISRSQFPMTNRLWIYDTTLRDGAQCEGLCLSLEDKLRIARQLDSLGIPFIEGGWPGANPKDVQFFWRLKEQPLTQAEVVAFCSTRRPGTTAANDEMLQAILSAGTRWVTLFGKSWDLHVIESLKTTLEENLAMIRDTIEYLRSQGRHVIYDAEHWFDGYKHNRDYAIKTLEVAADAGAEWLVLCDTNGGTLPHEVSQVVREVAEIIESWDISESEIYPPQPPLIKGGRKSKIQLGIHTHNDSGVAVANALAAVQEGVTMVQGTINGYGERCGNADLCSLIPNFQLKLGLDCIQDEQLVKLTQVSRSISEIVNLAPDDRAPFVGLSAFAHKGGIHVSAVEKNPLTYEHLEPEKIGNRRRIVISDQAGLSNVLAKARTFGMDLDRKNPACRQILEKLKDLESQGYQFEGAEASFELLMREALGKRKRLFEIKGFQVHCDKGREETVNSLATVKVTVNGQDILECAEGNGPVSALDAALRKALRNFYPAITDFNLTDYKVRILDGCAGTSAKTRVLVEFSNGQDRWTTVGVSGNILDASYQAVVEGLEYGLVLGDREAIVLTVSSY, from the coding sequence ATGGTAAGTGATATATTACCAATTTCTCGATCGCAATTTCCCATGACAAATCGGCTCTGGATCTACGATACCACGCTGCGAGACGGTGCTCAGTGCGAGGGACTCTGCTTATCTCTCGAAGACAAACTGCGAATTGCTCGGCAGTTAGACAGTTTAGGAATTCCCTTTATTGAAGGCGGCTGGCCGGGGGCGAATCCTAAAGACGTACAATTTTTTTGGCGTCTCAAAGAACAGCCCCTAACTCAAGCAGAAGTTGTAGCTTTTTGTTCGACTAGGCGGCCGGGAACTACGGCAGCTAATGATGAAATGTTGCAGGCTATTTTGTCCGCCGGTACTCGCTGGGTGACGCTGTTTGGCAAGTCGTGGGATTTGCACGTTATTGAAAGTTTGAAGACCACGCTAGAAGAAAATCTGGCGATGATTCGAGATACAATTGAATATTTGCGGAGTCAGGGAAGGCACGTTATTTACGATGCCGAACACTGGTTTGACGGCTACAAACACAATCGAGATTATGCTATTAAAACTTTAGAAGTAGCCGCCGATGCCGGCGCAGAATGGCTAGTGCTTTGCGATACTAACGGCGGTACTTTGCCGCACGAAGTCAGTCAGGTTGTTCGCGAGGTGGCAGAAATAATAGAAAGTTGGGATATTTCTGAATCCGAAATTTACCCCCCCCAACCCCCCCTTATTAAGGGGGGGAGAAAGTCTAAAATTCAACTGGGAATTCACACTCACAACGACTCTGGAGTTGCAGTTGCTAATGCTTTGGCTGCGGTGCAGGAAGGGGTGACGATGGTGCAGGGAACTATAAACGGTTACGGCGAACGCTGCGGCAATGCCGATTTATGTTCCTTGATTCCTAATTTTCAGCTCAAATTGGGTCTTGATTGCATTCAAGACGAGCAATTAGTTAAATTAACTCAGGTTAGCCGATCGATTAGTGAAATTGTCAATCTTGCTCCCGACGATCGTGCTCCTTTTGTCGGTCTTTCGGCTTTTGCTCACAAAGGCGGAATTCACGTATCGGCGGTTGAGAAAAATCCGTTAACTTACGAACATTTGGAACCGGAAAAAATTGGCAACAGGCGGCGAATTGTGATTTCCGATCAAGCTGGTTTGAGCAATGTTTTGGCGAAGGCCCGCACTTTTGGCATGGATCTCGATCGCAAAAATCCTGCTTGCCGCCAAATTTTGGAAAAATTGAAAGATTTGGAAAGTCAGGGATATCAATTTGAGGGTGCGGAGGCTTCTTTTGAATTGTTAATGCGGGAGGCCTTGGGCAAGCGCAAGCGTTTATTTGAAATCAAAGGGTTTCAAGTTCACTGCGATAAAGGTAGGGAGGAAACAGTTAATTCTTTAGCAACTGTGAAAGTGACTGTTAACGGTCAAGATATTCTGGAATGCGCGGAAGGAAACGGGCCTGTTTCGGCACTTGATGCGGCTTTGCGGAAGGCTTTGCGGAATTTTTATCCGGCAATTACTGATTTTAACTTAACCGATTATAAGGTGCGAATTCTGGACGGATGTGCGGGAACTTCTGCTAAAACTCGCGTGTTGGTTGAGTTTAGTAACGGTCAAGACCGCTGGACGACTGTTGGGGTTTCTGGTAATATTTTGGATGCTTCTTATCAAGCGGTTGTTGAGGGTTTGGAGTATGGTTTGGTGTTGGGAGATAGGGAGGCGATCGTTTTAACTGTGTCGAGTTATTAG
- a CDS encoding SPFH domain-containing protein, producing MEQFFLLVFLALGGSALAGSVKIINQGNEALVETLGKYSGRRLEPGLNFVKPFLDRVVYEQTIREKVLDVPPQACITRDNVSITVDAVVYWRIVDLEKACYKVENLQSAMVNMVLTQIRAEMGQLDLEQTFTARSQINEILLRDLDIVTDPWGVKVTRVELRDIIPSKTVQESMELQMAADRRKRALILTSEGERESAVNSAKGKAEAQVLDAEARQKATILEAEAQQKAIVLKAQAERQSQVLKAQATSEALQIIAKTLQNDPTAREALQFLLAQNYLDMGLKIGTSDSSKVMFMDPRSIPATLEGMRSIVGEGNNNEVKK from the coding sequence GTGGAACAATTTTTTTTACTTGTATTTTTAGCACTGGGCGGCTCAGCCCTCGCAGGTTCCGTCAAGATTATCAATCAGGGAAATGAAGCGCTGGTGGAAACTTTAGGTAAATACAGCGGCAGGAGACTGGAACCCGGTTTGAATTTTGTCAAGCCGTTTCTCGATCGCGTCGTGTACGAGCAAACAATTCGGGAAAAAGTCTTAGATGTTCCCCCGCAAGCTTGTATTACCCGCGATAACGTTTCCATCACCGTTGATGCTGTGGTTTACTGGCGCATTGTAGACTTGGAAAAAGCCTGTTACAAAGTAGAAAATCTCCAGTCAGCAATGGTAAATATGGTGCTGACTCAAATTCGCGCCGAAATGGGTCAACTGGATCTCGAACAAACCTTTACTGCTCGTTCTCAAATTAATGAAATCTTGCTCAGAGATTTAGATATTGTTACCGATCCTTGGGGAGTCAAAGTAACGCGGGTAGAATTGCGCGATATTATCCCTTCTAAAACTGTACAGGAATCGATGGAATTGCAGATGGCAGCCGATCGACGGAAGCGGGCGCTAATTCTGACATCCGAGGGAGAACGCGAGTCAGCAGTTAACAGCGCCAAAGGTAAAGCAGAAGCGCAAGTTCTAGATGCAGAAGCGCGCCAAAAAGCGACTATTTTGGAGGCGGAAGCTCAACAAAAGGCGATCGTCCTGAAAGCTCAAGCAGAACGCCAAAGTCAAGTTTTGAAAGCTCAAGCTACTTCTGAGGCCTTGCAAATAATCGCCAAAACTCTGCAAAATGACCCCACTGCCCGGGAAGCTTTACAATTTTTGTTAGCTCAAAACTATCTGGATATGGGTCTAAAAATTGGCACCAGCGACAGCAGCAAGGTGATGTTTATGGACCCGCGCAGCATTCCCGCTACCCTCGAAGGAATGCGATCGATCGTTGGGGAAGGTAATAATAATGAGGTGAAAAAGTAG
- a CDS encoding NfeD family protein: MIWTPTLLWLLAGSLLCLTELFLPTAFVAFMMGLSAFAVAGCSLVLPYVNLQIFLWMVFSTVFVLLSRRLIPKGTARAIADSQEAKTLTEIPPGEAGRVIYEGNSWQARCEDTKVTIPPNQNVIVVGRKGTTLIVLPENLLHS; the protein is encoded by the coding sequence ATGATCTGGACTCCGACGCTCCTTTGGCTGCTAGCTGGGTCTTTGCTCTGTTTGACAGAGCTATTTCTCCCGACTGCTTTTGTCGCTTTTATGATGGGACTGAGCGCCTTCGCCGTAGCTGGATGCTCTCTAGTTCTACCTTACGTTAATTTACAAATATTCCTGTGGATGGTATTTTCGACAGTTTTTGTGCTGCTGTCCCGGCGGTTGATACCAAAAGGCACGGCAAGGGCGATCGCAGATTCTCAGGAAGCCAAAACTTTAACAGAAATTCCCCCCGGAGAAGCCGGCCGAGTCATTTATGAGGGGAATTCTTGGCAAGCTCGCTGCGAAGACACCAAGGTCACTATCCCCCCCAACCAAAACGTAATTGTCGTGGGACGGAAAGGCACTACTCTGATAGTTTTGCCAGAAAATTTATTGCATTCTTAA